One Patescibacteria group bacterium DNA window includes the following coding sequences:
- a CDS encoding class F sortase: MTSLKSSQLKILPKGTLFKFVLLGFILSLALLFYIVPINSTQSGSAPLIQNAVVLQKKEQAVYGLPVRLKIPKINIDTTLEHVGLTTKGAVGVPKDPTSAAWFNFGPRPGDKGSAIITGHYGYWKNGKVGVFNNLYKLRKGDKLYVEDEKGVTATFVVREFRTYDPKAKASGVFVSTDGKVHLNLITCEGTWNKISKSYPRRLVVFTDKE, translated from the coding sequence ATGACCTCCTTGAAAAGTTCACAATTAAAAATATTACCAAAGGGAACGTTGTTCAAGTTTGTTCTCTTGGGGTTTATTCTCTCTTTGGCACTTCTTTTTTATATTGTTCCCATAAATTCAACCCAGAGCGGTTCGGCGCCGCTTATTCAAAATGCAGTCGTTCTTCAGAAAAAAGAACAAGCAGTTTATGGGTTACCTGTGCGTCTTAAAATTCCTAAGATTAATATTGACACTACTCTCGAGCACGTTGGTCTTACAACCAAGGGAGCAGTGGGCGTGCCGAAAGATCCCACCAGCGCTGCCTGGTTTAATTTCGGACCGCGTCCCGGAGATAAGGGTAGCGCAATTATTACCGGCCACTATGGTTATTGGAAAAATGGTAAAGTAGGAGTCTTTAATAATTTGTATAAATTACGTAAGGGAGACAAGCTGTACGTTGAAGATGAAAAAGGAGTGACTGCTACTTTTGTGGTGCGTGAATTTCGGACGTATGATCCGAAGGCAAAGGCTTCAGGCGTGTTTGTTTCAACTGATGGGAAAGTCCACCTCAATCTCATCACTTGTGAAGGAACTTGGAATAAAATTTCCAAAAGTTATCCTAGGAGGTTGGTGGTATTTACTGATAAAGAATAG
- a CDS encoding lamin tail domain-containing protein — protein sequence MKTKLFRSFVILIIALGGFFIFGKNSLATTADHLVISEVQISGATVDDEFVEIYNPTNLSVNITGWRLSRKTASGTQSNLVMSFSSISISAHSYLLVISPEYNATSHNGITGDVIYSTTQHLATDNSILLYSDAGITIVDKVGLGTATDKETSSIANPPTNGSVERKASEYSTLATLSVDGIEEHSGNSYDSEDNSNDFVTQSISNPQNSYSPTEDSPPLTAPLPSGPVCGNAICEDGEDYLSCPADCAASPPLTEINPGDVVINEFVSDPAEGGEWIEIFNKKNFEINLTGWKLEDGAGTIATLDTTITANGFQTIELSSSKLNNSGDIIKLKTSDGTIIDQVAYGNWDDGNISDNAPKASDPNSVARKIDGDDTDNDLADFSETTTLTKNSANTITAPPSEETGGVSTPEETTPSAPPSWPVGSLLINEFVADPADNEVEWIEIFNPGNALINLTGWTLEDGGETVTTLSGSVGPLGFFCFRETKRNFK from the coding sequence ATGAAGACGAAATTATTTCGTTCTTTCGTAATTTTAATTATCGCGCTGGGGGGATTTTTTATTTTCGGAAAAAATTCTTTGGCGACCACGGCGGATCATTTGGTAATTAGTGAAGTACAAATATCTGGCGCAACTGTTGATGATGAATTCGTAGAAATTTATAATCCTACAAACCTCTCGGTGAATATTACTGGTTGGAGATTGTCTAGAAAAACTGCGAGCGGGACACAATCTAATCTCGTAATGTCTTTTTCTTCTATTTCAATCTCTGCACATAGCTATCTCCTTGTAATCTCTCCAGAATATAACGCAACCTCACACAACGGAATAACCGGCGACGTAATTTATTCAACAACCCAACATCTTGCCACCGACAACTCTATTCTTTTGTATAGCGACGCAGGAATTACGATCGTCGACAAGGTTGGTTTAGGCACAGCTACCGACAAAGAAACATCCTCCATCGCAAACCCCCCAACGAATGGGAGCGTCGAACGAAAGGCTTCAGAATATTCTACTCTCGCCACTTTGTCGGTCGATGGCATAGAGGAACATTCGGGCAATAGTTATGACAGCGAGGATAATTCTAATGATTTTGTCACCCAATCGATATCAAATCCACAAAACAGTTATTCCCCAACAGAGGATAGCCCGCCACTGACCGCACCACTTCCTTCGGGTCCTGTTTGCGGAAACGCCATTTGCGAAGACGGCGAAGATTATTTGAGTTGTCCCGCTGACTGTGCCGCATCGCCTCCGCTCACAGAAATAAATCCCGGCGACGTGGTCATTAACGAATTTGTTTCCGACCCGGCCGAGGGCGGAGAATGGATTGAAATTTTTAACAAAAAAAATTTTGAAATTAATTTAACCGGCTGGAAATTAGAGGATGGCGCGGGCACGATTGCCACGCTCGACACCACAATCACGGCCAACGGTTTTCAAACTATTGAACTATCATCAAGCAAATTAAACAACTCTGGCGATATTATTAAATTAAAAACATCAGACGGAACAATTATTGATCAGGTTGCTTATGGAAATTGGGACGACGGAAATATTTCTGATAACGCACCAAAAGCCAGCGACCCAAATTCCGTGGCGAGAAAAATTGATGGAGACGATACTGACAATGACCTTGCTGATTTTTCCGAGACAACCACTTTAACTAAAAATTCGGCGAACACAATCACTGCTCCGCCTTCGGAAGAAACTGGCGGAGTAAGCACGCCCGAAGAAACCACACCGTCAGCTCCGCCCTCGTGGCCGGTCGGTTCTCTTTTGATAAATGAATTTGTGGCCGACCCGGCTGATAACGAAGTTGAATGGATTGAAATTTTTAATCCCGGAAACGCTCTTATAAATTTAACCGGCTGGACATTGGAAGACGGCGGGGAAACCGTGACTACGCTTTCCGGTTCGGTCGGACCGCTCGGATTTTTTTGTTTTAGAGAAACCAAAAGGAATTTTAAATAA
- a CDS encoding lamin tail domain-containing protein codes for MIDQVSYGNWDDGEKSDNAPAASDPNSVARKTDGQNSTNDFNDFVVATPTKSTSNSGGVQQNLNDAYSKDIIVNEIFPNPKGDDSQGEFIELKNIGTADIDLTGWKIGDASSKRYVIKAADLPFIILKPKEFFVLYRKTTGIALNNSGTESVKLFSPDGALVHSIECSGTAPEEQSYSRETENYFWTSTPTPGKENIITRENQTPSASISAPDEGEIGQVISFDGSDSIDPDGGELIFSWNFGDGTEAAGANANHIYSAAGKFKIILTVKDATGAGNTAEQFIKISNPDSAADNFPIDEQLIFINEILPNPEGSDEGEWIELKSIDIKPIDLSGWKLDDDEGGSRPYKIPDGTVINPGQFLLFKKEVTKLAFNNTCDATRLLDTDGEIFFETSYDEVPEGASWARGEDGNFKWTTKLTPGAENIFQFQEKIVAKKSNSTSAKKSATFSATTLEEIRNLDLGDGVKVTGQVIVDPGVLGSQIFYIANAEACPGIQIYMYSKNFPELKLGDLVEVTGILAESGGEKRIKVSAKEDIKILESQEAPSPAPIKLSEIEEGLEGCLVSASGELTEKSGSNLYFADDDGELKIYLKSTLPFPKPKMNIGDQIETVGIVSQTKTGFRLLPRYIDDIKIKTPAAEPTTLEIPPENSSGNINLYLGAATGILGLTLVGLGIKSGAFANWWKKIEGV; via the coding sequence GTGATTGACCAAGTTTCTTACGGCAATTGGGATGATGGAGAAAAATCTGATAACGCCCCTGCCGCCTCTGACCCAAATTCCGTGGCCCGCAAAACCGACGGACAAAATTCCACAAACGACTTTAACGACTTCGTCGTAGCCACACCAACCAAGAGCACGTCAAACTCTGGCGGTGTGCAACAAAACCTGAACGACGCGTATTCCAAAGATATTATTGTGAATGAAATTTTTCCAAATCCGAAAGGCGACGACAGCCAAGGAGAATTTATTGAATTAAAAAATATCGGCACCGCAGATATTGATTTGACCGGCTGGAAAATCGGCGACGCGAGCTCTAAAAGATATGTCATAAAGGCGGCTGACCTCCCTTTCATAATTTTAAAACCAAAAGAATTTTTTGTTCTTTATCGCAAAACAACTGGCATCGCTCTAAATAATTCCGGAACTGAATCAGTAAAATTATTTTCGCCTGACGGCGCGCTTGTCCACTCGATTGAATGCTCCGGCACAGCACCCGAGGAACAATCTTACTCCCGCGAAACGGAAAATTATTTTTGGACTTCCACTCCCACGCCGGGAAAAGAAAATATTATCACCCGCGAAAATCAAACGCCTTCTGCATCTATCTCTGCGCCTGACGAAGGCGAAATCGGCCAAGTAATCTCTTTTGACGGTTCTGATTCAATTGATCCCGACGGCGGCGAATTAATTTTTTCCTGGAATTTTGGGGACGGAACCGAAGCCGCCGGAGCAAACGCAAACCACATCTATTCCGCGGCGGGAAAATTTAAAATTATTTTAACCGTAAAAGATGCGACTGGCGCCGGAAATACCGCCGAACAATTTATTAAAATATCAAATCCCGACAGCGCGGCTGATAATTTTCCAATTGACGAACAACTAATTTTTATAAACGAAATTTTGCCCAACCCCGAGGGTTCGGATGAGGGCGAGTGGATTGAACTTAAAAGCATTGATATTAAGCCAATTGACCTTTCTGGCTGGAAATTGGACGACGACGAAGGCGGTAGCCGGCCATATAAAATTCCCGACGGCACAGTTATCAATCCTGGCCAGTTTCTACTTTTTAAAAAAGAAGTGACAAAATTAGCGTTCAATAATACTTGCGACGCGACGCGGCTTTTAGACACCGACGGGGAAATATTTTTTGAAACAAGTTATGATGAAGTTCCGGAGGGCGCGTCTTGGGCACGAGGCGAGGATGGAAATTTCAAGTGGACGACGAAATTAACTCCAGGGGCGGAAAATATTTTTCAATTTCAAGAAAAAATTGTGGCGAAAAAATCCAATTCAACCTCTGCAAAAAAATCAGCGACCTTTTCCGCAACCACACTTGAAGAAATTAGAAATCTTGATTTGGGCGACGGCGTAAAAGTTACGGGCCAAGTAATTGTTGATCCAGGCGTTTTGGGCAGCCAAATTTTTTATATTGCAAACGCCGAAGCTTGTCCGGGAATACAAATATATATGTATAGTAAAAATTTTCCTGAATTAAAACTCGGCGACCTCGTGGAAGTGACCGGCATCTTAGCCGAATCCGGCGGCGAAAAAAGAATTAAAGTTTCAGCAAAAGAAGATATCAAAATTTTAGAGAGCCAAGAGGCTCCGTCGCCGGCTCCCATTAAACTTTCGGAAATTGAGGAAGGTCTTGAAGGATGTTTGGTCTCGGCTTCTGGCGAACTCACGGAAAAAAGTGGCAGTAATTTATATTTTGCCGACGATGACGGCGAATTGAAAATTTATTTAAAATCCACTTTGCCTTTTCCAAAACCAAAAATGAATATCGGCGACCAAATTGAAACTGTTGGAATTGTGAGCCAAACCAAAACCGGCTTCCGACTTTTGCCGCGCTACATTGATGACATAAAAATAAAAACGCCGGCAGCCGAACCAACTACGCTGGAAATCCCGCCAGAAAATAGTAGTGGAAATATAAATCTTTATTTAGGGGCGGCCACAGGAATTTTAGGACTGACACTCGTTGGCCTCGGAATTAAATCCGGAGCTTTTGCTAATTGGTGGAAAAAAATAGAGGGAGTTTAA